The genomic interval GCAGGATTCAGGCATTTAACCGGTGCAGACCCCTTTATCGCGGCGGACATACACTACGGTAAGGGCTTGGCAATTCACAAAAAGTACACAATCGAGTTGGATAAGCAATTTGATTTGATTATGATGCACCACTCCTTCGAGCATGTTCCGGAACCACTCGAAACGCTCAAAGATATTCAGCGGCTGCTCAAACCAGGCGCTCATGCCCTTATCCGAATTCCGGTCATGCCATCTTACGCATGGACAAAATACGGCACTGATTGGGTTCAGTTGGACGCTCCCCGCCACTTATATCTGCACTCGGTGCGAAGTATGCAAATTATGGCTGAAAGTGCAAATCTGACAATCACCGATGTCACCTACGATTCCACCGATATTCAATTTTGGGGTAGTGAGCAATACCTGCAAGGCATCCCCTTAAAGGACGAAAAATCTTATGCTGTAAATCGTTCCAAATCTATCTTTACACGCGAAGAAATCCGCAATTTCCGACATCAAGCCTCAGAGTTGAATCGCCAGCATCAAGGAGATTCGGCATGTTTTATTTTAAAATCAAAAAATTTTTAATTTTTTTTGTTCCTTTTTGGACTTTCATGTGTCATATGTTTAGGAGATGGAAATTTCCTGAAATTTTTGTTGCTTTGCTTCGTGATTTTCGATAAGTTTGAGTAATGAAAATGTTGGATTCTAAATAAGAAATTTGACGATGTTTCAGTAAATATACAGGGTGATGAACATGAGAGCCTTAGCATCAGTAGTATTCTCGATTTTGACAATCGCCTTCATTGGCAGTTGTTGCACTACGGAAGTAGTGGAATATCCAACGCAAATCTGGGTTCCTGTTTACAAGAACTTAGATGAAATCCGCAACGGTGTAAAAGCAGGAACCGCTCGTGCATTGAAAAATCCGGGCAAAATCTACTTTTACGGTAAGTATATACTTGTCAACGAACGTAACGAAGGGATTCATGTGATTGACAACACTAACCCACGTATGCCCAAAAACCTTTCATTCATCGAGATTCCCGGCAATGGCGATATGGCTGTTCGCAACAATATCTTATTTGCGAATAGCTACATAGATTTGGTGGCTCTCGACATCAGCAACCCTTCCTCGCCTACCGTAGTCAAGAGAATTGAGGGCATCTTCCCTATGCTCACCGATGGGCTCTGGGGTGGTGCTGAAACTAAGGAAGGCATGGTGGTCGAGTATGTTCTGAAGGACACTGTTTACAAATATTATTATGAAGATTGCGGCAAGGGACCTTTAAATCACGACTATCCGGTGGGTAATAGAGAATTTGGAAACGGCGATATAAGCATGGACAACAGCAAAGGAAACCCGAGCCAAACAGGCAAGGGTGGCTCGATGGCAAGATTTACCATTTATGATAAATATTTGTACTCGGTCGATATGACTTCCTTGCAATTATTCGATATTTCGACTCCACGCGACCCAAAAGTTTGGTCAAAAGTGAGTATTGGGTGGGAAATCGAGACAATATTTCCATTCAGGGACAAGCTTTTCATCGGCTCTACAACCGGAATGTTCATCTATGACGTGTCAGATGCTGCTCATCCAAAGCAATTGGGTCAATTTAGTCATGCACGCGGTTGCGACCCTGTGGTTGCCAATGACAAATACGCTTATGTAACTCTTCGCACAGGCACGCGTTGCGTCGGCAATCTGAATCAATTAGACGTGCTCGACATTAGCGATTTGACCAACCCAAAATTGATTAAGACTTATCCTATGCAAGAGCCTGCCGGATTGGGCTTGGACAATAATATACTCTTCTTGTGTGATGGACCCGCGGGTTTGAAAGTTTACGATGTGGCAAATCCTGCAGAAATCAAATTGTTGGATTGGCAAAGCGACATCAAAACATTCGATGTGATTCCGCTCGGCTCTTCATTGCTGATGATTGGCGAAGACGGCTTATTTCAATATGATTACACCGACCCGAAAAATTTGATTTTGCTGAGCAAGATTCCTATTGTAAAATAATTTTATTATGAATTAAATGCCGAGAACTGTTTAGTTTTCGGCATTTTTTGTTATTTTAGACTTTATGGAAAGAGCAAAAATAAGGAGCGTTAAGCAGAAAAATCAGAGAAGTAATCTCTGTGTAATCGAATTTTACGAAAATCGTGACAAAATCGAAGTGCATTTGGATATTGTGGTCAACAGCGGATTGAGGAAAGATTTGGAGCTGGAAGCTGCAGAAATCGAGCAATTAATCAATGCTCAAAAACTTCTTACCGCCAAACAACAATGTTACCGCTATGCTGCAATGAAGCCCCGCACACGAAAGCAAATGCGGCAGTACATGCGCACAAAACAACATGATGCAGCCTTTCATGAAAGCTTGTTGGCTTTTTTGGACGAATTTGGCTTGATTGATGATATGAAATTTGCTATCACTTTTATCAACAGTACTTTAGCACGGAAATCGATCGGAATTAGGCGAATGAAATCTGAATTGATGGTAAAAGGCGTTAATGCACAAATGGCAGACGAGGCAATAAATAAATTTTATCCACAGGAAAATATTATCGAATTTGCCGAAAAAGCAGCCGAAAAGAAAATGAAATCAATCAGGAATAAAATCCCCGAAAAACAAAAATCGTCACTTGCAAATCACCTTATTTATTTAGGATTTGATACAAGTATTGTTTTCAAAGTTGTCAAAAAATATTTTAAATAATATTCATTATATTTCCATAAATCCGTCCGTCGGAATTTGAATAGTCTCCCCCGCTGATTCGATAATTAATTTTAAGTAGGATAATTTATTATTTTGAATTATTTTATCAATTTGCAGAGCAAAATTAACAAAATTATTATTGTTATAAATATTTACTTCGCTAATATTTTCTAATTCAATTTTTGATAATTTATTTAATCTCGTATATTTAATTTCTACATGATTTTCAAAAATAATTTTTAATGCAAAATCGGTGACATTTTCGGATAATTTTATTCCCAAATATAATTGATTTTCATCATAAGCATATTTGAAAGATTCAATTACGCTTCCCGACTTGTGCATCGAAGAGTTGTCGGTATTTAAATCAATATTACCGCCCGAGCGCCAAGATTCGGAAATCGGCGAAAGATTCAAATCCGGCGTAATTTCCTCCTTTGGCTTCTTAACGCCCGACTCTAAGAAATGGTTTGCAATCGGCACATTTAGCTCATCCGGAATTTCCAATTTGAGCAATTCGTAAATTCGCGAAACATGATGCCTAAAGAGCAAATCAAACTCTGCCTTATTTTCAGTGTGGTGCTCCGGACCATACCACCAGAACCAATCCGAGCCTTCAGCAATCATAATTTCATTCAAAATTTCTCTCTCAAGTTCACTATCCAAGGTGTGGCGTAAATTTTCAAAAGTTGCCCTTGCATTAGACAGTACATTCCAAGCTTTGATGTCATCTTCGTGCCCAATCCAAATATTGAAATTGGCATTAATCCACGAACCGGCTCTAATTGATGTAAGTGGTGGGAAAAAATCTTTTGCATTGCTTTGGTTTACTACTTCGCTAAAAGTAACCGTTTGCAATTTATCAGATTTGTCCAATCGCAAGAAAAGTTCTCGCAAAAAAGGAATTCCGTTGTCCTTGTAAAATTCCCAACAGTTCTCACCATCGAGAATCACCGAAACGACGGCATTATCGAGTGCCGATTCGCCATATTGTCTGATGATTTTATCGCGAATCTTGAGCAAAGAATTTACAAAATCTTTCGCTGCATCGGATGCATTCCACGTTGAATAGAGGAAACCAATTTTATCGGAAAGATGATTATCACGATAAAAACCGGTTATGTCCCCATTTTCACCTTTAAATTTGCGTGGGAAATATTTTTCGAGCGGATTATAAGTTTCTCCGACTGAATGCAATAGTACGAGTTCATCACTTGCGAACCAGCTAATGTTGTGGTCAATCATAAGATTGAGTACTTCATTTGAAACGGAGCCTTCGGAGGGCCAAATCCCACGTGGTTTTTCGCCGAAAATTGATGTGAAATAATCGAACCCCGAACCGAGCTGCAAATCAGCATCTTCCGGAAAATTATAAATTGGTTCAGGCATCATATTGTCAGGATTTGCCTCAAGTGCTGAGCGGCTGTCGCAAATCAATGGCAAAATCGGGTGAAACATTGGCGAACAGCTAATTTCAATTTGCTTCAAATCTCGCAATCGCTTATATTGGTTCACGATTTTTGCTAACAAGAAATTTTGCTCCTGAATCATCATAATCTTTTCATCTTCGGTAAAATCTCGACCTTTGATTCTAAGTCTGTTTATGATACCATGCTGAGATGAATAGTACCCAAACCACGAAAGATTGTACCACATCTGCAAATCGCGCCAATCCTTCTCTTGAAAATTATTAACAGCATTTGAATCATATTTCACATGATTATATAATTCGTGAAATCGAGGATTTGGTTTAATCATATTCTCGAAATTTGAATGGAAAAAGTACTTCAGAATTTCCGATTTATCAGCTTCAGTCAACTCTTTCGCATTTTTTGCAGTCAAAACGCGAATTTTGTCAGTCCCTTTGGAGCGGACGTAATCATCAATTTGCAAATTGAGCGATGGAGCAAAGTTAAAGGTTTGCTTTATATTTGGAAATTCATACAGCACTTCCGGCAAATCATAATAGTCTTTTGTACCGTGTAACAAGACCCATGGTAATATAAATTCATTGTTAATCTTATAGTACGGCTGATGTTGATGCCAAAGGAATGCAACTTTTAGAGATTTATTCATAGTCTTTCACTTATTTTTCAATTCAAAACAAAATTCAATTTACAAAATTTTTTGCTTGTAAATTTACCAAAAAATCAACAATTATATGTTAAATCGCTGAAATTCCCTTAAATTTGTAAAGTAAATCGTTGTGAAATTAAAAATTTCGCATTTAATATTAATAAGAGGTTAAAATTATGGAAAAATTTAAAAATTACATTAATGGCGAATGGGTAGAGCCTAAATCAGGCAAATACTTCCCGAATATTTCCCCTGCAAACCATGAAGATATCATCGGTGACTTCCCCGACAGCAATCAAGAAGACGTCAATGATGCTGTAGCAGCAGCAAAGGCAGCATTTAAGCTATGGAAAAATATGCCCGCTCCCAAACGCGGCGACATCATCAAAAAAGCTGGCGACATTTTCACCGCACGTAAGAAAGAATTGGGTCGGATTATGACTCGCGAAATGGGCAAGCCAACTTTTGAAACTGAAGGCGACGTCCAAGAAGCTATTGATACTGCTTATTATGCAGCATCCGAAACACGGAGAATGTTCGGTTTCACTGCACCTTCGGAAATGGATGCCAAAACAAATATGACATTCAGAACTCCAATCGGAGTATGCGGTATAATCACTGCTTGGAATTTCCCTGTGGCTGTGCCATCTTGGAAAATTTTGCCCGGACTTGCAGCCGGAAATACTATAGTATATAAACCATCTAAAGAATCACCACATTCCGGTGTAGTTTTTGCCGAAATCCTTGAAGAAGCCGGATTACCCAAAGGCGTGTTCAACCTTGTGCTTGGCAAAGGCTCAATGGGCAATATGATTGTAGAACATCCCGATGTGAACTTAATCGGATTCACCGGCTCTACTGATATTGGTACTAAAATAGGCGAAATTTGCGGTCGGATGAATAAAAAAGTATCGCTCGAAATGGGCGGAAAAAATGCTCAAATCGTGCTTGATGACGCCAATCTCGAACTTGCTGTTGACGGAGCGCTCTGGGGAGCATTCGGTACAACGGGACAACGTTGCACAGCTACATCGCGTGTAATCGTCGAACAAGGTGTTTATGAAAAGTTTATTGAAATGATTGCAGATAGAGCCAAGAAACTTAGACTTGGTGATGGTTTAGACCCTAAAACTGATGTCGGTCCGGTTATACATAACAAATCACTCGAGAATTGTGTCAATTACTCTAAGATTGGTTTGGAAGAGGGCTGCAGACTTGTTTGTGGCGGCGAACCTGCTACAGACGGCGATTTGGCAAAAGGCTCATTCTTCAAACCAACGATATTTGCCGATGTTACCCGCAAAATGAGACTATTCCAAGAAGAAATTTTCGGTCCTATCCTATCTATCAGCAAAGCGGATAATTACGAACACGCTGTCGAATTGCAAAACGATTGCGATTACGGGCTATCTTCTTCGATTTATACCAAGAATGTAAACTTAGCATTCAGGGCGATGAGAGAGATTGAAGCCGGAATCACATATATCAATGCTCCAACAATTGGCGCCGAAGCTCATATGCCCTTTGGCGGAGTGAAATTCACGGGCAACGGTCATCGCGAAGGCGGCTGGACTGTATTTGACATCTTTACGGAATGGAAAACTGTTTATGTTGACTTCTCCGATAGATTGCAAAGAGCACAAATTGATAACTACGACGAATAATTTTTTTTGTCATATCAAAATTATTTTTTACTTTTGCATTGTAATGTTCTTTGGAAATAACTTATCAAGAAAGGTTGAGGGAAAGGGCCCTATGAAACCTTGGCAACCTGCTATCCATTTAGCAAGGTGCCAATTCCTGCCTTCTGCATGTCAGAAGGAAAGATGAGTGAAAAGAGACATAAGAAAATCCTATTATAGCTCTTTTGACTTGTCAAAAGAGCTTATTTTTTTGCTCTTTTGGCTAAAAATCTTGATTGATAAGCAAAACAGCAAATAAATTTTATCTTTTTATAATAGGAGACTTTTTATGAACGAATCAACAAAAATAATTCACTCAATCCCTGTGGACCCACTCACAGGAGCTATTTCCGTGCCGATATACCAAACTTCGACTTACGTCCAAGAGCAACCGGGTGTAAACAAGGGCTTTGATTACAGCAGAACCAATAACCCAACTCGGGCGATTTTGGAAAGGTTGATATCCGAACTCGAAAACGGCAAAAACGGTTTCGCTTTCGCAAGCGGCTTAGCTGCTATTGACGCTGTAGCCAAGTTACTCAAACCGGGTGATGAAGTGCTTGCTGTTGATGATATTTACGGTGGTGCCTTTAGATTGTTCACTCAAGTTTACAACAATTTTGGAATTACTATCAAATTTGTTGATACGACCGATGTAAGCAACATTGAACGCGAAATTAGCGATAAAACTAAGCTAATTTGGCTCGAAAGCCCAACCAATCCTTTGCTCAAAATTTCGGATATTGCTACGATTACAAAATTAGCAAAATCACGCGGTTGCTTGGTTTGTGTTGACAATACTTTTGCGACACCGATAATCCAAAAGCCGATTGACTTGGGTGCGGACATAATTATCCATAGCGCTACAAAATATTTGGGCGGGCACAGCGATTTGATTGCCGGATTGGTCGTCACAAATAGCGATGAATTGGGCGAAAGAATCAAATTTATCCAAAATTCAACCGGTGGAATCTTATCGCCATTTGACAGTTGGTTAGTAATTCGCGGAATATCCACATTAGCTCTACGTATGAAAGAACACTCAAATAGTGCTGCTGCTGTGGCTAATTTCTTAGTAAGCAGACCCGAAGTTGATAAAGTCTATTTCCCCGGCTTAGAGAGCCACGTAAACCATGGTATAGCAAAGGAACAGCAAAAATACTTTGGCGGAATGGTTTCATTTTCGTTGAAAAATGATACTGAAGATAATGCTGTGAAATTGGCTACTTCGACAAAATTATTCAAGCTCGCTGAAAGTTTGGGCGGAACGAAAAGCTTGGTTTGCAGCCCTTCTACTATGACGCATAAATCAATTCCGGTTGAGAGTCGCCGTGCATCAGGTGTGG from Candidatus Kapaibacterium sp. carries:
- a CDS encoding aldehyde dehydrogenase family protein, which gives rise to MEKFKNYINGEWVEPKSGKYFPNISPANHEDIIGDFPDSNQEDVNDAVAAAKAAFKLWKNMPAPKRGDIIKKAGDIFTARKKELGRIMTREMGKPTFETEGDVQEAIDTAYYAASETRRMFGFTAPSEMDAKTNMTFRTPIGVCGIITAWNFPVAVPSWKILPGLAAGNTIVYKPSKESPHSGVVFAEILEEAGLPKGVFNLVLGKGSMGNMIVEHPDVNLIGFTGSTDIGTKIGEICGRMNKKVSLEMGGKNAQIVLDDANLELAVDGALWGAFGTTGQRCTATSRVIVEQGVYEKFIEMIADRAKKLRLGDGLDPKTDVGPVIHNKSLENCVNYSKIGLEEGCRLVCGGEPATDGDLAKGSFFKPTIFADVTRKMRLFQEEIFGPILSISKADNYEHAVELQNDCDYGLSSSIYTKNVNLAFRAMREIEAGITYINAPTIGAEAHMPFGGVKFTGNGHREGGWTVFDIFTEWKTVYVDFSDRLQRAQIDNYDE
- a CDS encoding RecX family transcriptional regulator codes for the protein MERAKIRSVKQKNQRSNLCVIEFYENRDKIEVHLDIVVNSGLRKDLELEAAEIEQLINAQKLLTAKQQCYRYAAMKPRTRKQMRQYMRTKQHDAAFHESLLAFLDEFGLIDDMKFAITFINSTLARKSIGIRRMKSELMVKGVNAQMADEAINKFYPQENIIEFAEKAAEKKMKSIRNKIPEKQKSSLANHLIYLGFDTSIVFKVVKKYFK
- a CDS encoding glycoside hydrolase family 57 protein; translated protein: MNKSLKVAFLWHQHQPYYKINNEFILPWVLLHGTKDYYDLPEVLYEFPNIKQTFNFAPSLNLQIDDYVRSKGTDKIRVLTAKNAKELTEADKSEILKYFFHSNFENMIKPNPRFHELYNHVKYDSNAVNNFQEKDWRDLQMWYNLSWFGYYSSQHGIINRLRIKGRDFTEDEKIMMIQEQNFLLAKIVNQYKRLRDLKQIEISCSPMFHPILPLICDSRSALEANPDNMMPEPIYNFPEDADLQLGSGFDYFTSIFGEKPRGIWPSEGSVSNEVLNLMIDHNISWFASDELVLLHSVGETYNPLEKYFPRKFKGENGDITGFYRDNHLSDKIGFLYSTWNASDAAKDFVNSLLKIRDKIIRQYGESALDNAVVSVILDGENCWEFYKDNGIPFLRELFLRLDKSDKLQTVTFSEVVNQSNAKDFFPPLTSIRAGSWINANFNIWIGHEDDIKAWNVLSNARATFENLRHTLDSELEREILNEIMIAEGSDWFWWYGPEHHTENKAEFDLLFRHHVSRIYELLKLEIPDELNVPIANHFLESGVKKPKEEITPDLNLSPISESWRSGGNIDLNTDNSSMHKSGSVIESFKYAYDENQLYLGIKLSENVTDFALKIIFENHVEIKYTRLNKLSKIELENISEVNIYNNNNFVNFALQIDKIIQNNKLSYLKLIIESAGETIQIPTDGFMEI
- a CDS encoding class I SAM-dependent methyltransferase; this translates as MSECRICGNVENNRIHVAKEMMFGMRDEFEYIECGNCGCLQIATIPENLNKYYPANDYYAYSNIQNQSKFKLFFKRRLADHLLKRPNLLGALLKMIYGEPFEAWWFNKTGVDYESEILEVGCGSGQLLLNMQNAGFRHLTGADPFIAADIHYGKGLAIHKKYTIELDKQFDLIMMHHSFEHVPEPLETLKDIQRLLKPGAHALIRIPVMPSYAWTKYGTDWVQLDAPRHLYLHSVRSMQIMAESANLTITDVTYDSTDIQFWGSEQYLQGIPLKDEKSYAVNRSKSIFTREEIRNFRHQASELNRQHQGDSACFILKSKNF
- a CDS encoding PLP-dependent aspartate aminotransferase family protein, translated to MNESTKIIHSIPVDPLTGAISVPIYQTSTYVQEQPGVNKGFDYSRTNNPTRAILERLISELENGKNGFAFASGLAAIDAVAKLLKPGDEVLAVDDIYGGAFRLFTQVYNNFGITIKFVDTTDVSNIEREISDKTKLIWLESPTNPLLKISDIATITKLAKSRGCLVCVDNTFATPIIQKPIDLGADIIIHSATKYLGGHSDLIAGLVVTNSDELGERIKFIQNSTGGILSPFDSWLVIRGISTLALRMKEHSNSAAAVANFLVSRPEVDKVYFPGLESHVNHGIAKEQQKYFGGMVSFSLKNDTEDNAVKLATSTKLFKLAESLGGTKSLVCSPSTMTHKSIPVESRRASGVVDSLLRLSIGLEDSQDLIDDLEQAFNKL